A genomic region of Chionomys nivalis chromosome 12, mChiNiv1.1, whole genome shotgun sequence contains the following coding sequences:
- the Nedd8 gene encoding NEDD8 — translation MLIKVKTLTGKEIEIDIEPTDKVERIKERVEEKEGIPPQQQRLIYSGKQMNDEKTAADYKILGGSVLHLVLALRGGGGLGQ, via the exons ATGCTAATTAAAGTGAAG ACGCTGACTGGAAAGGAGATTGAGATCGACATTGAACCCACAGACAAG GTGGAGCGAATCAAGGAGCgtgtggaagagaaagagggcaTCCCCCCACAACAGCAGAGGCTCATCTACAGTGGCAAACAAAT gaATGATGAGAAGACAGCAGCGGATTACAAGATCCTAGGTGGTTCAGTCCTCCACCTGGTGTTGGCTCTTAGAGGAGGAGGTGGTCTTGGGCAGTGA
- the Mdp1 gene encoding magnesium-dependent phosphatase 1 translates to MTPLPKLAVFDLDYTLWPFWVDTHVDPPFHKSSDGTVRDRRGQNIRLYPEVPAVLERLQSLGVPVAAASRTGETEGANQLLELFDLVKYFVHREIYPGSKVAHFERLHHKTGVPFSQMVFFDDEKRNIIDVGKLGVTCIHIQNGMSLQTLTQGLETFAKAQARS, encoded by the exons ATGACGCCGCTGCCAAAGCTTGCGGTTTTTGATCTGG ATTACACGCTCTGGCCTTTCTGGGTTGATACACACGTAGACCCCCCGTTCCACAAGAGCAG CGATGGAACTGTACGAGATAGGCGGGGCCAGAACATCCGACTGTACCCGGAGGTACCGGCAGTCTTGGAAAGGTTGCAGAGCCTTGGAGTGCCAGTGGCCGCTGCTTCACG gaCAGGTGAGACCGAAGGGGCCAACCAACTCCTGGAGCTCTTTGACCTCGTCAAATATTTTGTTCATCGGGAAATCTATCCAGGTAGCAAAGTCGCACACTTTGAGAG GTTGCACCATAAGACTGGAGTTCCTTTCTCCCAGATGGTCTTCTTTGATGACGAGAAGCGGAATATCATAGATGTGGGCAAACTGG gtGTTACCTGCATTCACATCCAGAATGGAATGAGTTTGCAAACACTAACTCAAGGATTAGAGACATTCGCAAAGGCCCAGGCTAGATCCTGA
- the Chmp4a gene encoding LOW QUALITY PROTEIN: charged multivesicular body protein 4a (The sequence of the model RefSeq protein was modified relative to this genomic sequence to represent the inferred CDS: inserted 3 bases in 2 codons; substituted 1 base at 1 genomic stop codon), producing the protein MLRTTGLLREERNLTPEEAIXKLKETEEPGGETEEILISEAEVQQELHIAKXYGTKSKQITMQALWRKKRLEEKLAQTHRTVSILEVQHATTKAGVLCTMDPAAQGLKKACRNDTDKVELLADITEQQELAQQVSDAIPHPXGFRDGMDEDELLQDLEELEQEELTQKLLTVGNKEEEPPVGLSGVPYTHLLAGPGTQNSLLKT; encoded by the exons ATGCTCCGCACCACTGGACTCCTGAGGGAGGAGAGGAATCTAACTCCCGAAGAAGCAATATAGAAACTAAAAGAGACagaagagccaggcggtg agacagaagaaattcTGATTTCTGAAGCAGAAGTTCAACAGGAGCTACACATAGCCAA CTATGGGACCAAGAGTAAGCAAA TCACCATGCAGGCtctatggagaaagaaaaggttaGAAGAGAAGCTGGCACAAACTCACAGGACAGTATCCATCCTGGAGGTTCAGCATGCCACCACCAAGGCAGGAGTGCTTTGTACCATGGATCCCGCTGCCCAAGGCTTGAAGAAAGCCTGCCGGAA TGACACTGACAAGGTAGAACTGCTGGCTGACATCACAGAACAACAGGAGCTGGCCCAGCAAGTATCAGATGCCATTCCTCACC AGGGTTTTAGAGATGGTATGGATGA GGATGAATTGCTGCAAGATCTGGAGGAGCTGGAGCAAGAGGAATTAACTCAGAAGTTGTTAACTGTGGGCAACAAGGAGGAAGAACCCCCAGTCGGATTGTCAGGTGTACCTTACACACATCTGCTTGCAGGGCCAGGTACCCAGAACTCTTTGTTAAAGACTTAA
- the Tssk4 gene encoding testis-specific serine/threonine-protein kinase 4 codes for MGKGDTSEITSVTPAYRSIMEEYGYEVGKVIGHGSYGTVYEAYYTKQKVMVAVKIISKKKASDDYLNKFLPREIQVMKVLRHKYLINFYQAIETTSRVYIILELAQGGDVLEWIQRYGACSETLAGKWFSQMALGIAYLHSKGIVHRDLKLENLLLDKRENVKISDFGFAKMVPSSQPVRSSPSYRQMNDLSHLSQTYCGSFAYACPEILLGLPYNPFLSDTWSMGVILYTLVVAHLPFDDTNLKKLLRETQKEVTFPSNINISQECKNLIFQMLRQATKRATILDVLKDPWMLKFQSEQPTNEIKLLEAMSQHVSNTNRHQSLEITA; via the exons ATGGGGAAGGGAGACACCTCAGAAATAACATCAGTTACCCCAGCCTATCGCTCTATCATGGAAGAGTATGGTTATGAGGTGGGCAAGGTCATTGGCCATGGCTCCTATGGAACAGTCTATGAGGCTTACTACACAAAGCAGAAGGTCATGGTGGCTGTCAAGATCATCTCAAAGAAGAAGGCCTCTGATGACTATCTTAACAAGTTCCTACCGCGTGAGATACAG GTAATGAAAGTCCTACGGCACAAGTACCTCATCAACTTCTATCAGGCCATTGAGACCACATCCCGAGTATACATCATTTTAGAGCTGGCTCAGGGTGGTGATGTCCTCGAATGGATCCAACGATATGGGGCCTGCTCTGAGACCCTTGCTGGCAAGTGGTTCTCCCAGATGGCCTTGGGCATCGCTTACCTGCACAGCAAGGGCATCGTGCACCG GGACTTAAAGTTGGAGAACCTGTTGCTGGACAAGCGGGAGAATGTGAAGATATCGGACTTTGGCTTCGCCAAGATGGTGCCTTCTAGCCAGCCTGTGCGTAGTAGCCCTTCTTACCGCCAAATGAACGACCTTTCCCACCTCAGCCAGACCTACTGTGGCAGCTTTGCTTATGCCTGCCCGGAGATCTTGCTGGGCTTGCCCTACAACCCTTTTCTGTCCGACACCTGGAGCATGGGCGTCATCCTCTACACTTTAGTGGTCGCACACCTGCCCTTTGATGACACCAATCTCAAGAAGCTGCTGAGAGAGACCCAGAAGGAGGTCACATTCCCATCTAACATCAACATCTCCCAGGAGTGCAAG AACCTGATCTTCCAGATGCTACGCCAAGCTACCAAGCGTGCCACCATCCTGGATGTCCTCAAGGACCCCTGGATGCTCAAGTTCCAGTCTGAGCAACCCACGAATGAGATCAAGCTGCTCGAGGCGATGTCTCAGCACGTCAGCAACACTAATCGCCACCAATCCTTGGAAATCACAGCTTGA